TGGTGTTCGCGGTGCCCGGCATCGGCCGTACGGCGCTCGGCGCGGCCAAGTCGCAGGACCTGCCGCTGCTCCAGGGTTCCGTCCTGGCCCTGCTGCTGCTCGGCCTGGTCGCGGGTGCGCTGGCGGTGGGCGTACGGCGCCGGCTGCTCGGCCCCGCCTTGCGTGACGCCGGGCTGACGCTGCCCCCGGCACGTCCGGTCCGTACCCACCCGGCGATCCCGTTGACCCTGTTCACGGTCCTCGCCGTGACCATCGGCTGGGGCCTGCTGCGGGACCCGTACACCGTGCACACCAGCGCCCGCCTCACCGCCCCCTCCTGGGCCCACCCGCTCGGCACCGACGCCCTCGGCCGCGACGTGCTGGCCCGGCTCGGGCACGGCGCCGCCTCGACCGTCGGCACGGCCGCCGCCATCTGTGTGCTGAGCCTGCTGGTCGCACTCGCGCTGGGCTTCCTGCCCGGCATCGCAGCGGGCGCGGCCGACATCGCCAACGCCCTGCCCCCGGTGATCGTCGGCATCCTGGTCGCCGCGGCGGCCGGCCCCGGCACCGGCGGCACGGCCCTCGCGGTCGCCCTGATCTCGTGGCCGGCGCTGTCCGCGCACGCGGCGGCCCTGGTGCAGGAGGTGCGGGCGTCGGCGTTCCTGACCGCGCAACGGGCCATGGGCGCGACCCCGTTCTGGATCCTCACCCGGCACGTCCTGCCGTCCGTCGCCGCCCCCGTCGCCCGCCACGCCCTGCTGCGCCTGCCCGGTATCGCCCTCGCCCTGGCCTCCCTCGGCTTCCTGGGCCTGGGCGCCCAGCCGCCCACCCCCGAGTGGGGCCTGCTGCTCGACGAGTCCCGCGCCTACATCGAACGCGCCCCCTGGGCGGCCCTCGCCCCGGCCGTCGCGCTCGCCCTGCTGGCGGGGCTCGCGGTGTCGGGGGCGGCGGCCGTACAGGGCCGGAGGGCAAGGCGAGCCGCTCCGACGGAGCAGAGGAAGGAAGCCCCCGTTGCCGTCTGACGCACTGCTGTCGGTACACGACCTGCGCATCGCCTTCGACGGAGTCGAGGCCGTACGCGGTCTGACCTTCGACGTCCGCCCGCGCGAAGTCCTCGCCCTCGTAGGCGAATCGGGCGCCGGCAAGTCCCTCACCGCCCGGGCGCTGCTCGGCATGCTGCCCCGGGGCGCGACGACGAGCGGGACGATCGAGCCGGACCTCGCGCCCCACCGCGGCCGCCGCATCTGCCTCGTCCCGCAGGACGCCCTGTCCGCCCTGTCCCCCGTGCACCCGGTCGGCGACCAACTCGCCGCCGCCGTACGGTCGGTGGCCCGCGTCTCCCGCAAGGAGGCCCGGGCCCGGGCGGTCGCCGCGCTCGACCGGGTCGGCATCCCGGACGCCGCCCGCAAGGCACGGGCGTATCCGCACGAGTACTCCGGCGGCATGCGGCAGCGCGCCGTCATCGCCATGGCGACGATCAACGAACCCGACATCGTCGTCGCCGACGAGCCCACCACGGCCCTGGACGAGGAGCACCGCGACCAGGTGCTGCGGGTGCTCGCCGAGCAACGGGAGGCGGTGGGGGCCGCGCTCGTGCTCGTCACCCACGACATGGACGTCGTACGGGACCGCGCGGACCGCGTGCTGGTGATGTACGCCGGCCGCCTCACCGAACTGGGCCGGGCCGGCGAGGTACTGGACCGCCCCCGCGCCCCGTACACGGCGGGCCTGCTGGCCTCCCTCCCCCAGCACGCACCCCCGGGCCGCCGCCTGCCCGCCCTGCGCGGCACCCCGCCCGCCCCGGGCGCACTCCCGCCAGGCTGCGCCTTCGCCCCGCGCTGCCCGCTCGCGACAGACGCCTGCCGTGCGCGGGAACCGGAGCCGCAGGAGGTGGAAGGACGCCTGGTCGCCTGCCATCACTGGGCGGAACTCCCCCACCCCGCGACGGAGTTGTTCCAAGGACAGGGAGAGGAGCGGCAGCCCGCATGAGTGACGCCCTGCTCGACGTCCGCCACCTCACGGTCCGCTACGGCGACGTCACCGCGGTCGACGACGTCTCGTTCACCCTGGCCGCCGGCGAGACCCTCGCCGTCAACGGCCCCTCCGGCTGCGGCAAGTCCTCCACAGCCCTCGCGGTCCTCCAGCTGCGCCGCCCGGACGCCGGTGAAGTGGTCTTCGAGGGACAGGAGTTGACGACCCTCACCGAACGCGAGCTGCGCCCGCTGCGCCCCCGCATGCAGCCGGTCTTCCAGGACCCGTTCGGCTCCCTGAGCCCCCGCCACCGCATCCGCGACGCGGTGGCGGAACCACTGAAGGTGCAGGGCCGCTGGAGCGCCACCGACGGCCCCGCCCGGGTCGCCGAACTCCTCGACCGGGTCGGCCTCGATCCGTCGTACGGCGACCGCCACCCGCACGAACTCTCCGGCGGCCAGTGCCAACGCGCCGGAATCGCCCGCGCGTTGGCCTCCGAGCCACACCTGCTGGTCCTGGACGAGCCGGTGTCGGCCCTCGACCCCTCGGTGCGGGCCGGCGTGCTGAACCTGCTCGCCGACCTCCAGGACGACCTCGGCCTCGGCTACCTGTTCATCTGCCACGACCGGGCGGTCGTACGGCACTTCGCGGACCGGGCGATCGAGATGCGTGACGGGCGCGTCATTTCCGGGTAGCGGCCTCGATCACCTGGCGGAGGCCCTCGGTGAGCTGCTCCGCGCTGGGCGCGGTTTCGGGGTCGAAGGTCCACTGGGTGATGAGTCCGGTCATCAGGGTCAGATAGAACTTGCCGAGGGTGTCCACGGTCTCGTCCCGGACATCCTCCTCACGCCCGCCCATGAGCAGCGGGATGATGCCGCGCCCGGCCTCCAGCTGGGCATGGGAGAGATGGTCGCGCACCTGGGGCAACTGATCGCCCATGGCGGTGATCTCCACGCTGAGACGCCACACCGAGCCGGGCTCCCGCATGGTGCCGATGATGTTCGACCACACTTCCTGGAACCGCTCGATCGAGCCCGGCTCGGCGGTGATCCCGGCAGTCCCGTCGCCCTCGAAGGCGTCGCCCAGCCCCTCGACCAGCGACACGTACGCCTGCGCCAGCAGCGCGTCCTTCGACCCGTAGTGGTAGCCGATCGACGCCAGGTTGGTCCCCGACTCCTTGACGATGTCGCGCGCGGTCGTCCGCACGAACCCCTTCGCCAGCAGGCAGCGCTTGGCGCCTTCCAGCAGATCCTCACGGTGTCCCATGCCGACCACCCTACCGTCGATCCATACAGTCGTCATATACAGCCGTCCTAGACAAGCGTTTAAGACGCACGTACATTCCCTGCCATGACAACCGACCCGGCGAGCACCACCACGCCTGTCCCCGCCCGCGCCGGCCGCCGAGAATGGACCGCCCTCGGCGTGCTGATGCTGCCGCTGCTGCTGGTCTCGATGGACGTCTCGGTCCTGTACTTCGCGATCCCGGCGATCAGCGCGGACCTGGAGCCGACCGGCACCCAGCAGCTGTGGATCTTCGACATCTACGCCTTCGTCCTGGCGGGCCTGCTGATGACGATGGGCTCGCTCGGCGACCGCATCGGCCACCGCCGCCTCCTGCTGATCGGCGCCACCGCCTTCGGCGCCGCCTCACTGGTGGGGGCGTACGCCAGCAGCGCCGAGACCCTGATCGCGGCCCGCGCGGTCCTCGGCATCGGCGGCGCGACCCTGTTGCCGTCGACGATGGCCCTGCTCCGCACGATGTTCACCGACCCGGGCCAGCGCGCGAAGGCGATCGGCATGTGGTCCGGCGTGATGACGGCCGGGATCGCGCTCGGCTCGGTGATGAGCGGGGTGCTGGTCGAGCACTTCTGGTGGGGCTCGGTCTTCCTGGTCAACCTGCCGGCGATGGCGCTGCTGCTGGTCCTCGGGCCGATCCTGCTCCCGGAGTGGAGGAACCCCGAGCCCGGCCGCTTCGACTGGCTGAGCGTTCCGCTGTCGATGGCGGCGGTGCTTCCCGTGATCTACGGCGTGAAGGAGATCCCGTCCGAGGGCTGGAACGTCCGCTACGTCGTCCCGATCACCGTAGGCCTGCTGTTCGCGGCCCTCTTCGTCCACCGTCAGCGCACGGCCGCGGCGCCGATGATCTCGCCGGCCCTGTTCCGCGGACGGGGCTTCGCCCCCTCGGTGGGCCTCAACCTCGTCTGCATGTTCGGGGTGGTGGGCTCGACCTACTTCACCACGCAGTACCTCCAGTCGGTACTCGGCATGGGCGCGCTGGAGGCGGCCCTGTGGGCGCTGCTGCCGTCGGTGCCGATCGGGGCGGCGGCGCCGATCGCGACCCAGCTGGTGCAGAAGGGCGTCGACCGCGCCCATGTCGTCACCGCGGGCTTCGCGATCGCCGCGTCCGGCTTCGCGCTACTGGCCCTGGCCGGTACGGACTCGATGGGGCTGGTGCTGACGGCGTGCGGGGTCCTCGCGGTCGGGGGCGTCACGGCCATGTCCCAGATCATGGACCTCGCGCTGGGCACCGCCCCGGTGGAGCGGGCGGGCACAGCGTCCTCGCTGATGGAGACGGGCGCGGAGTTCGGCGGGGCGCTGGGCATGGCGGTCCTCGGCTCCATCGGTACGGCGATCTACCGCCACGAGATCCCGGCCTCGGCGCCGGACGTGGCGCACGAGACGCTGGGCGGCGCGCTGGCCGTCGCCGATCAGGTCCCGGGGCTGGCCGCGGTCGCGCGGGAGGCGTTCACCGACGGGATGCGGGGCGCTGCGATCGCCGGAGCGGTGGTGCTGGCGGGCGCGGCGGTGCTGGCGGCGGTCACGCTGCGGCGGGTGCACGTGCGGGAGCCCGCGAAGGCCTCGGAACCGGACAAGGTCCTGGCATGACGAACGCCGGGTGGGCCGAGAATCCTCAGCCCACCCGGCGTTCGTCGTGGAGCGTCAGGCCAGGTTCACCGCACGGGCGGACGTCGCCCCGATCTCCTCGGCGACCTCGGTCAGCACCCCGGCGGGCACCGTGTCGTCGACGGTGAGGACGGCCAGCGCCTCGCCACCGGCGACGGCACGCGAGACCTGCATGCCGGCGATGTTGATGCCCGCCTCACCGAAGATGCGGCCGACGGTGCCGACGACACCCGGACGGTCCTCGTACTTCAGGACGACCATGTGGTCGGCGAGCGCGAGGTCCACGTCGTAGTCGCCGACCGCGACGATCTTCTGGAGGTGCTTGGGGCCGGCCAGGGTGCCGGAGACCGACACCTCCTCGCCGTTGCCGAGCGTGCCGCGCACGGTGACGACGTTGCGGTGGTCGGACGACTCCGAGCTGGTCGTCAGCCGCACCTCGACGCCGCGCTCCTGGGCGAACAGCGGGGCGTTGACGTAGGACACCGTCTCGTCGACGACGTCCTCGAAGACACCCTTGAGGGCGCTGAGCTCCAGCACCTTCACATCGTGCTGGGTGATCTCGCCGTAGACCTCGACGTCGAGGCGGACCGCGACCTCACCGGCGAGCGCCGTGAAGATACGGCCCAGGCGCTCGGCGAGCGGCAGACCCGGCTTGACGTCCTCGGCGATGACGCCCCCCTGGACGTTCACCGCGTCCGGCACGAGCTCACCGGCGAGGGCGAGACGCACCGAGCGGGCGACGGCGATACCGGCCTTCTCCTGCGCCTCGTCGGTGGAGGCACCGAGGTGCGGGGTGGCGACGACCTGGTCGAACTCGAACAGCGGGGAGTCCGTGCAGGGCTCCTTCGCGTACACGTCGAGACCGGCACCGGCGACCCGGCCCTCCTTGAGGGCGGAGTACAGCGCCTCCTCGTCGACGATCCCGCCGCGCGCGGCGTTGACGATGCGCACGCTCGGCTTGACCTTGCGCAGCGCCTCGTCGCCGATGAGGCCGACGGTCTCGGGGGTCTTGGGCAGGTGGACGGTGATGAAGTCGGAGACCTCGAGCAGCTCGTCCAGCGACAGCACCTTGACGCCCATCTGGGCGGCGCGCGCGGGCTGGATGTAGGGGTCGTAGGCCACGACCTTCATGCCGAAGCCGGACATGCGCTGGGCGACCAGCGCACCGATACGGCCCAGACCCACGACACCGAGGGTCTTCTCGGCGAGCTCCACACCCGTGTACTTGCTGCGCTTCCACTCGCCGTTCTTCAGCGCGGCGTTGGCCTGCGGGATGTGGCGGGCGGTGGCGACGAGGAGACCGCAGGCCAGCTCGGCGGCGGTCACGATGTTCGAGGTGGGGGCGTTGACGACCATCACGCCGGCCTTGGTGGCGGCGGAGACGTCGACGTTGTCCAGGCCGACGCCGGCTCGCGCGACGACCTTGAGCTTCTTGGCGGCGGCGATCGCCTCGGCGTCGACCTTGGTGGCGGAGCGGATCAGGATCGCGTCCACTTCGGCGATGGCCGGGAGCAGTTCGGCTCGGTCTGCTCCGTTGCAGTGGCGGATCTCGAAGTCGGGGCCAAGCGCGTCCACGGTGGCGGGCGACAGCTCTTCAGCGATGAGTACGACGGGTTTCGAGCTCACGTGAGTCCTCACAAGTCCAATGCGGACGGCCGTCCCGACGGCCGCAGGCGGTGGAGGGGCTAGCCGCGTGGAGACGCACGACGCTGTGGGCCTGACGCGTATGTTGTGCGCCAGTCTAGTGGCGCGGCGGAGGTCGTCTTGCGCCTCTGCGGAAGGATCACCCGTCCGTGATACGACGGGGTGGACAACGGGGCCGGAGCGGCAAGCTCCGGCCCCGTCGGCTGAGACTTACGCCTCCTCGTTCACCCAGCTCATGAGCTTGCGCAGCTCCTTGCCGGTGGTCTCCAGCAGGTGCTCGGAGTCGGCCGTCTTGTACTCGTTGTACTTCTTCAGACCGCCGTGGTACTCGTCCATCCAGGCCTGGGCGAAGGTGCCGTCCTGGATCTCGGCGAGGACCTTCTTCATCTCGGCCTTGGTGGCGTCGGTGATGATCCGCGGGCCGGTGACGTAGTCGCCCCACTCGGCGGTCTCGGAGATCGACCAGCGCATCTTCTCCAGACCGCCCTCGTACATGAGGTCCACGATCAGCTTCAGCTCGTGCAGGCACTCGAAGTACGCGATCTCCGGCTGGTAGCCGGCCTCGGTCAGCGTCTCGAAACCGGCCTTGACCAGCGCGGCCGTACCACCGCAGAGAACGGCCTGCTCACCGAACAGGTCGGTCTCGGTCTCCTCGGTGAAGGTCGTCTTGATGACGCCGGCGCGGGTGCCGCCGATGCCCTTGGCGTACGACAGGGCCAGCGCGAAGGCGTTGCCCGTGGCGTCCTGCTCGACGGCGGCGATACACGGAACGCCGCGGCCCTCCTCGTACTGACGGCGCACCAGGTGGCCCGGGCCCTTCGGGGCGACCATGCAGACGTCCACGCCGGCCGGGGGCTTGATGAAGCCGTAGCGGATGTTCAGGCCGTGGCCGAAGAACAGGGCGTCGCCGTCGCTCAGGTTCGGGGCGATGTGCTCCTCGTAGACCTGGGCCTGGATCGGGTCCGGGACGAGGATCATGATGACGTCGGCCTCGGCGGCGGCCTCCGACGGGCTCACCACGCGCAGGCCCTGCTCCTCGGCCTTCGCCTTGGACTTGGAGCCCTCGTGCAGACCGACGCGGACGTCGACACCCGAGTCACGGAGCGACAGCGCGTGGGCGTGGCCCTGGCTGCCGTAACCGATGACCGCGACCTTGCGGCCCTGGATGATGGACAGGTCGGCGTCGGCGTCGTAGAACAGCTCGGCCACTTTGGGTTCTCTCCTTGTGTGCAGGTGTTGCGTCCCACCGTATGACGGCGGGGGTGAGGGAGGTCTCGGGGTCTCGGAATGCGGGCGGCCGGTGGCTCGCCGGCCGCCCGATTCCGGTCGTACGTGAATCTTCTACGAGTCGGCCGTGCGGGAAGCCGCGACGGGCCGTACGGGGGCTCAGGCCGAGCGGTCCAGGGCGCGCAGCGACCGGTCCGTGATCGAACGGGCGCCGCGGCCGATCGCGATCGTGCCGGACTGGACGAGCTCCTTGATGCCGTACGGCTCCAGCATCTTCAGCATGGCGGACAGCTTGTCGCTGCTGCCGGTGGCCTCGATCGTCACGGCCTCCGGGGAGACGTCGACGGTCTTGGCGCGGAACAGCTGGACGATCTCGACGATCTGGGAGCGCGTCTCGTTGTCGGCGCGCACCTTCACCAGAACGAGTTCGCGCTGAACGGCCGAACCCGGCTCCAGCTCGACGATCTTCAGCACGTTGACGAGCTTGTTGAGCTGCTTCGTCACCTGCTCCAGCGGGAGGTCCTCGACGTTCACCACGATGGTGATGCGGGAGATGTCGGGGTGCTCGGTGACGCCGACCGCGAGCGAGTCGATGTTGAAGCCGCGGCGGGAGAACAGGGCTGCGATCCGGGCGAGGATGCCCGGCGTGTTCTCCACCAGGACGGAGAGCGTGTGCTTGGACATGGTCTGCTTCCTTTACCTACGGCTCTCAGTCGTCTTCGTTGTCGCCGAAGTCGGGGCGGACGTCCCGGGCGGCCATGATCTCGTCGTTGGAGGTGCCGGCGGCGACCATCGGCCAGACCATCGCGTCCTCGTGGACGATGAAGTCGATGACGACCGGGCGGTCGTTGATGGAGTTCGCCTCTTCGATGACCTTGTCGAGGTCCTCCGGCGACTCACAGCGGATCGCGTAGCAGCCCATGGCCTCCGACAGCTTCACGAAGTCGGGGACGCGGGTGCCGGCGCTCGGCTGCTTGCCGTCGGCCTCGGGGCCGCTGTGCAGCACGGTGTTGGAGTAGCGCTGGTTGTAGAAGAGGGTCTGCCACTGGCGGACCATCCCGAGGGCGCCGTTGTTGATGATGGCGACCTTGATCGGGATGTTGTTCAGGGCGCAGGTGGTGAGCTCCTGATTGGTCATCTGGAAGCAGCCGTCGCCGTCGATCGCCCAGACCGCCTTGTCCGGGGCTCCGGCCTTGGCGCCCATCGCGGCCGGGACCGCGTAGCCCATGGTTCCGGCGCCGCCGGAGTTCAGCCAGGTGGCTGGCTTCTCGTACTGGACGAAGTGCGCGGCCCACATCTGGTGCTGGCCGACGCCCGCCGCGAAGATCGTGCCCTCCGGGGCGAGTTGGCCGATGCGCTCGATGACCTGCTGCGGGGACAGGGAGCCGTCCTCGGGCTGGTCGTAGCCGAGCGGGTAGGTCTCGCGCCAGCGGCTGAGGTCCTTCCACCAGGCGCTGTAGTCGCCCTGGTGGCCCTCGGCGTGCTCCTTCTGGACGGCCTGGACCAGGTCGGCGATGACCTCGCGGGCGTCACCGACGATCGGCACGTCGGCGGCGCGGTTCTTGCCGATCTCGGCGGGGTCGATGTCGGCGTGGACGATCTTGGCGTACGGGGCGAAGCTGTCCAGCTTGCCGGTGACGCGGTCGTCGAAGCGGGCTCCGAGGGCGACGATCAGGTCGGCCTTCTGCAGCGCGGTGACGGCGGTGACCGCACCGTGCATGCCCGGCATTCCCACGTGCAGCGGGTGGCTGTCGGGGAATGCGCCGAGCGCCATCAGGGTGGTGGTGACGGGCGCTCCGGTGAGTTCCGCGAGGACCTTCAGCTCGGCGGTGGCGCCGGCCTTGATCACGCCGCCGCCGACGTAGAGGACGGGGCGCTTCGCGGAGGTGATGAGCTTGGCGGCCTCGCGGATCTGCTTGGCGTGCGGCTTGGTGACGGGCCGGTAGCCGGGCAGGTCCATGGTGGGCGGCCAGGAGAAGGTGGTCTTCGCCTGGAGGGCGTCCTTGGCGATGTCGACCAGGACCGGGCCGGGGCGGCCGGTGGAGGCGATGTGGAACGCCTGCGCGATGATCCGCGGGATGTCCTCGGCCTTGGTGACCAGGAAGTTGTGCTTGGTGATCGGCATCGTGATGCCGACGATGTCCGCCTCCTGGAAGGCGTCCGTACCGATCGCCTTGGAGGCCACCTGCCCGGTGATCGCCACGAGCGGCACCGAGTCCATGTGGGCGTCGGCGATCGGCGTGACCAGGTTGGTGGCGCCGGGGCCGGAGGTCGCCATGCAGACGCCGACCTTGCCGGTGGCCTGCGCGTAACCGGTGGCGGCGTGACCGGCGCCCTGCTCGTGGCGGACCAGGACGTGGCGGACCCTGGTGGAGTCCATCAGCGGGTCGTACGCCGGAAGGATCGCACCGCCGGGAATGCCGAATACCGTGTCGGCCCCGACCTCCTCGAGAGAGCGGATGAGGGACTGCGCACCCGTGACGTGCTCGGGGGCGGACTGGTGTCCTCCGGATCGGGGCCGCGGCTGCGGGTGATGGGCCCCGGTGGCCTGCTCGGTCATCGGCATTCTCTTCTCGATGCTGAGGGTTTTTGCGAGGTTTGGGCGGAGTTTCGATGCTGCACGACTCGTGCCTGTGCAACAAAAAACCCCTCGTGCCATAAGGCAAGCGAGGGGAGCGCGCCGGGTGGGGTCGCTGGGAGTTCCGGGTCTGTCCGGACGTCACCAGCTTCAGCCGACGCGCTTTCCAAGTACGAGAATTCGGGTGCGCATGGCACTGACCCTCTCCCCGGCACGCACCCACTGTCAAGTAGGTGGGACGGGAGTCTCATTATGTGAGCGAAGGGCACTGCCGCCTCCGAGGACAGCGGTCACACCACTGGTGTACACCCCTGACCCGCCTCCCGCGAACGCGGGCTCCGCCGGTCCGTGCGGTACCGGATAGCGGCCGGAACCGAGCGCCCGGCGCAGCCGGTACTCGTCCAGCGGACCGGAGAACGCCATGCCCTGCCCGTGCGTGCACCCCATCGCGCGCAGTGCGACCACCTGTTCCGGCAGGTCCACACCGTCGGCCACGGACTGCAGCCCGAGGTCGCCGGCGATCCGCAGCAGCCCACTGGTGATCTTGTGCAACCGCGCGGACTCGACGACTCCCTCGACCAGGCCGCGGTCGAGCCTGACCACGTCGACGGGCAGTCGGCGCAGGGCCGTGAGCGCCGCGTAACCGCTGCCGAAGCCGTCCAGGGCGACCCGGGCACCGGCTCTGCGCAGGCCGCTCAGGCGGCGCTCCAGTTCATCCAGCGAGACACGGGGGTCTAGGTCGGACAGCTCGATGATCAGTGAACCGGACGGCAGCCCGTGCCGGGTCAGCAGCGCCTCGATCGAGCCGAGCGGCGTCGACCGGTCCAGCAGCCGGCGCGCGCCCACCCGCACGGCGACAGGTACGGCGAGCCCGGTCGCGGCGCGCTCGGCGGCCTGCTCGACGGCCTCCTCCAGCATCCAGCGGCCCAGCTCGGCGGTCTTGTCGCTGTCCTCGGCCACCCGCAGGAACTCGGCGGGCGTGAACAGCACCCCTTGCGAGGACCGCCAGCGCGCCTGGGTGGCGATCGACGTGATCCGGCCGTCCTCCAGACACACCACCGGCTGGTGCAGCAGCGCGAACTCGCCGTCGTGCAGCGCGGCACGCAGACGCGTGGCCAGCTCCGCCTTGCGTACGACGTCCTGCTGCATCTGCGGCTTGTACAGCTCGACTCGGCCCTTGCCGCCCGCCTTGGCGCGGTACATGGCCAGGTCGGCGTTGCGCAGCAGCTCCCCCGCGCCGAGGCCGGGCTCGGCGAAGGCGACACCGATGGAGGCGTTGACACGGACATCGTTGCCGTCGATGAGGTAGGGCTGCGACAGCGTCACTCTGAGGCGGTCGGCGAGCTCCAGGATGTGTCGTTCGCGGGCGGTGCGGTCGCGGGTGTTGTCCCCGGCGATCAGGGCCGCGAACTCGTCGCCGCCCAGCCGGGAGGCGGTGTCCCCGCCCCGGACCGCCTCCTGGAGTCTGCGGGCGGCCTGGACGAGCAACTCGTCCCCGGCCTGGTGTCCGATCGTGTCGTTGACGCCCTTGAAGCCGTCGAGGTCGATGAAGAGGACGGCCGTGTTGCGCAGGGCGATGCCTCGATCGGAGGCACGGCGGCCGGACAGGGCCTGCTGGACCCGCTTGGTGAACAGCGCGCGGTTGGGCAGGTCGGTGAGCGGGTCGTGCTCGGCGTTGTGCTGGAGCTGCGCCTGCAGGCGCACTCTTTCGGTCACGTCCCGGCTGTTGAAGATGAGGCCGCCGTGGTGGCGGTTGACGGTCGACTCGACGTTGAGCCACCCGTCCTCGCCGGACCGGAAGCGGCATTCGATGCGCGTAGTGGGTTCCTCAAGGGGGCTGGCGGCGAGGAAGCGGCGCACCTCGTGCACCACGCAGCCCAGGTCCTCCGGGTGGATGAGATTGGCCAGTTCCGTACCCACCAGCTCCTCGGCGGTGCGGCCGTAGACTCCGGCGGCGGCCGGGGAGACGTACCGGAGGATGCCGTTGGGCGCGGCGATCATGATGACGTCGCTGGAGCCCTGCACCAGGGAGCGGAAGTGGTTCTCCTTCTGCGCCAGCTCCTGGGTGAGGGTGATGTTGTCGAGCAGCATGATGCCCTGGCGCACCACGAGGGCGAGCACGACCGTGCCGCCGGTGATGAGCACCACGCGGTCGACGCTGCGGCCGTTGAGCACGTTGTAGAGGATCCCCAGCGTGCAGACGGCGGCGGCGAGGTACGGCGTGAGCGCGGCCAGGGAGCCGGCGATCGGCCGGTTGGCCGGGTACCGGCTGTGCTCACCTCCCGGCGCGGGCGCGTGGTGATGGCTTGCGCCGCGCTGTCCGGGGACGTGCTCGTGCACCACGCGCGTGTGCCCCGACCCGTCCTGCCGTTCGCCCTCCGCGTTCCGCGGCGCGGCCCACGGGGCGTACGCCAGCAGCAGCGAGCCGGCGAACCAGCCCGCGTCGAGCAGCTGGCCGGAGCGGTAGCTGTTGTGCAGCAGCGGCGAGGTGAACAGGGCGTCGCACATCACGGTCAGGGCGAGGGCGCCGATCGCGGTGTTGACCGCGGTGCGGTTCGCCGACGAGCGGCGGAAGTGCAGCGCGAGCACCATGCTGACCAGGGCGATGTCGAGCAGCGGGTAGGCGAGCGAGAGCGCGGTGTGCGCCACGCTCGCCCCGCCGTTCGAGTCGAGCTTGGCGGCCTGGGCGAGCGCGAGGCTCCACGCCAGGGTCAGTAGCGAGCCGCCGATCAGCCAGGCGTCCAGCCCGAGGCAGACCCAGCCGGCCTTCGTCACCGGCCGCTTGGCGAGCACCAGGAGTCCCACGATGGCGGGCGGCGCGAAGCACAGGAAGAACCCGTCGGCGTAGGAGGGGCTGGGCACGGGCTGTTCGAGGACGACCTCGTACCACCCCCAGACCAGGTTGCCGAGGGCCGCCATGGCCGAGGAGAGGGCGAACAGCAGCCAGGCCGGCCGAAACCGGATATGGCGGCTACGGGCGTAGCGGAAGCAGGACACGGCGGCGGCGCCGGCCGCGGCGGCCAGCCCGAAGTCGCCCATGATCAGCGCGACTTGGTCAGAGCCCCAGCCGACCGCGGAACCGACGGCGTATGCCGCACACAGCAGGGCCAGCACGAGTTGGGGGACGAACCCCGAGCCGCCGCCGATGGACGGCCGGCGGGGCAGCATCGCCGCCGACGAGGGCTGTGCCCGCAGCGCTCCGTCGAGGGTGGTCGTGGGAGAGGGTGGCGAGCTCACCGGGCCCTCCCGGTCCGCGCCGCCCCCGGGTCCCGAGGGTCCCGGTGCGCTGTGTACGCATGCCGCCTGCGGCTGCTGTGCCTGCGGTGGTGGTGACTGTGATGGCAGCCGTGAGCGCCGTGGTGGCCGCGTCTGCACGCGGACGTTCGCCAGGGTCGTCGGCGGCCCCGCCGCGTCGGG
Above is a window of Streptomyces sp. DT2A-34 DNA encoding:
- the ilvC gene encoding ketol-acid reductoisomerase, with protein sequence MAELFYDADADLSIIQGRKVAVIGYGSQGHAHALSLRDSGVDVRVGLHEGSKSKAKAEEQGLRVVSPSEAAAEADVIMILVPDPIQAQVYEEHIAPNLSDGDALFFGHGLNIRYGFIKPPAGVDVCMVAPKGPGHLVRRQYEEGRGVPCIAAVEQDATGNAFALALSYAKGIGGTRAGVIKTTFTEETETDLFGEQAVLCGGTAALVKAGFETLTEAGYQPEIAYFECLHELKLIVDLMYEGGLEKMRWSISETAEWGDYVTGPRIITDATKAEMKKVLAEIQDGTFAQAWMDEYHGGLKKYNEYKTADSEHLLETTGKELRKLMSWVNEEA
- the ilvN gene encoding acetolactate synthase small subunit → MSKHTLSVLVENTPGILARIAALFSRRGFNIDSLAVGVTEHPDISRITIVVNVEDLPLEQVTKQLNKLVNVLKIVELEPGSAVQRELVLVKVRADNETRSQIVEIVQLFRAKTVDVSPEAVTIEATGSSDKLSAMLKMLEPYGIKELVQSGTIAIGRGARSITDRSLRALDRSA
- a CDS encoding acetolactate synthase large subunit: MPMTEQATGAHHPQPRPRSGGHQSAPEHVTGAQSLIRSLEEVGADTVFGIPGGAILPAYDPLMDSTRVRHVLVRHEQGAGHAATGYAQATGKVGVCMATSGPGATNLVTPIADAHMDSVPLVAITGQVASKAIGTDAFQEADIVGITMPITKHNFLVTKAEDIPRIIAQAFHIASTGRPGPVLVDIAKDALQAKTTFSWPPTMDLPGYRPVTKPHAKQIREAAKLITSAKRPVLYVGGGVIKAGATAELKVLAELTGAPVTTTLMALGAFPDSHPLHVGMPGMHGAVTAVTALQKADLIVALGARFDDRVTGKLDSFAPYAKIVHADIDPAEIGKNRAADVPIVGDAREVIADLVQAVQKEHAEGHQGDYSAWWKDLSRWRETYPLGYDQPEDGSLSPQQVIERIGQLAPEGTIFAAGVGQHQMWAAHFVQYEKPATWLNSGGAGTMGYAVPAAMGAKAGAPDKAVWAIDGDGCFQMTNQELTTCALNNIPIKVAIINNGALGMVRQWQTLFYNQRYSNTVLHSGPEADGKQPSAGTRVPDFVKLSEAMGCYAIRCESPEDLDKVIEEANSINDRPVVIDFIVHEDAMVWPMVAAGTSNDEIMAARDVRPDFGDNEDD
- a CDS encoding bifunctional diguanylate cyclase/phosphodiesterase, whose amino-acid sequence is MSSPPSPTTTLDGALRAQPSSAAMLPRRPSIGGGSGFVPQLVLALLCAAYAVGSAVGWGSDQVALIMGDFGLAAAAGAAAVSCFRYARSRHIRFRPAWLLFALSSAMAALGNLVWGWYEVVLEQPVPSPSYADGFFLCFAPPAIVGLLVLAKRPVTKAGWVCLGLDAWLIGGSLLTLAWSLALAQAAKLDSNGGASVAHTALSLAYPLLDIALVSMVLALHFRRSSANRTAVNTAIGALALTVMCDALFTSPLLHNSYRSGQLLDAGWFAGSLLLAYAPWAAPRNAEGERQDGSGHTRVVHEHVPGQRGASHHHAPAPGGEHSRYPANRPIAGSLAALTPYLAAAVCTLGILYNVLNGRSVDRVVLITGGTVVLALVVRQGIMLLDNITLTQELAQKENHFRSLVQGSSDVIMIAAPNGILRYVSPAAAGVYGRTAEELVGTELANLIHPEDLGCVVHEVRRFLAASPLEEPTTRIECRFRSGEDGWLNVESTVNRHHGGLIFNSRDVTERVRLQAQLQHNAEHDPLTDLPNRALFTKRVQQALSGRRASDRGIALRNTAVLFIDLDGFKGVNDTIGHQAGDELLVQAARRLQEAVRGGDTASRLGGDEFAALIAGDNTRDRTARERHILELADRLRVTLSQPYLIDGNDVRVNASIGVAFAEPGLGAGELLRNADLAMYRAKAGGKGRVELYKPQMQQDVVRKAELATRLRAALHDGEFALLHQPVVCLEDGRITSIATQARWRSSQGVLFTPAEFLRVAEDSDKTAELGRWMLEEAVEQAAERAATGLAVPVAVRVGARRLLDRSTPLGSIEALLTRHGLPSGSLIIELSDLDPRVSLDELERRLSGLRRAGARVALDGFGSGYAALTALRRLPVDVVRLDRGLVEGVVESARLHKITSGLLRIAGDLGLQSVADGVDLPEQVVALRAMGCTHGQGMAFSGPLDEYRLRRALGSGRYPVPHGPAEPAFAGGGSGVYTSGVTAVLGGGSALRSHNETPVPPT